The Fragaria vesca subsp. vesca linkage group LG2, FraVesHawaii_1.0, whole genome shotgun sequence genome includes a window with the following:
- the LOC101308922 gene encoding protein GIGANTEA-like yields the protein MACSSERWIDRLQFSSLFGPPPQDAPRRKAQITAYVEYFGQFTSEQFPEDISELIRNRYPSEVKRLFDDVLAMFVLHHPEHGHAVVLPIISCIIDGTLPYERTSPPFASFISLVCPSSEKEYSEQWALACGEILRILTHYNRPIYKVEQQNSETERSSSGSHATTSDSVDGESSHVPSVQQERKPIRPLSPWITDILLAAPLGIRSDYFRWCSGVMGKYAAGELKPPSTASSRGSGKHPQLMPSTPRWAVANGAGVILSVCDEEVSRYETATLTAVAVPALLLPPPTTALDEHLVAGLPALEPYARLFHRYYAIATPSATQRLLLGLLEAPPSWAPDALDAAVQLVELLRAAEDYASGIRLPRNWMHLHFLRAIGTAMSMRAGIAADAAAALLFRILSQPALLFPPLRQVEGVEVQHEPMGSRVSSYRKQIEVPAAEATIEATAQGIASMLCAHGPEVEWRICTIWEAAYGLIPLSSSAVDLPEIIVATPLQPPILSWNLYIPLLKVLEYLPRGSPSEACLMKIFVATVEAILQRTFPPESSREQNRKTRYLFGIGSASKNLAVAELRTMVHSLFLESCASVELASRLLFVVLTVCVSHEAQSSGSKKARVEESYPLEECVEESREMSGKQGDRKKTKKQGPVAAFDSYVLAAVCALACELQLFPLVSRGSNQSHSKDAKNIAKPAKPIGSANSYKQINGSSNEFQSSVDSAICHTRRILVILEALFLLKPSSVGTSWSYSSNEIVAAAMVAAHVSELFRWSKACMHALCVLMRCKWDNEISSRASSLYNLIDIHSKAVASIVNKAEPLEAHLMQVPIWRDSLVCSEGRKLSRCEKSKCINVGQSSVSQYEGSAYSETRVKSVTPSHSNGGSGTFGKGLANLPLDASELANFLTMDRHIGFSCSAQVLLRTVLTEKQELCFSVVSLLWHKLIASPETQPTAESTSAQQGWRQVVDALCNVVSATPTKAATAVVLQAERELQPWIAKDDDQGQKMWRINQRIVKLIVELMRIHDSPESLVILSSASDLLLRATDGMLVDGEACTLPQLELLEATARAVKPVLEWGESGLAVADGLSNLLKCRLSATIRCLSHPSAHVRALSVSVLRDILQTSSVRPNPNPVQINGIHGPSYKYFNLDVIDWQADIEKCLTWEAHSRLATGMPIKFLDTAAKELGCTISV from the exons CTTTCATATCATTAGTCTGCCCCAGTAGCGAG AAGGAGTACTCTGAGCAGTGGGCTCTGGCATGTGGGGAGATTTTACGAATCTTAACTCATTACAATCGCCCAATATACAAGGTTGAACAACAGAATAGTGAGACAGAGAGAAGCAGTAGTGGCAGCCATGCTACAACAAGTGATTCTGTTGATGGTGAATCCAGTCATGTACCATCAGTACAGCAAGAGAGGAAACCTATACGACCTTTGTCTCCCTGGATTACTGATATATTGCTTGCTGCACCTCTGGGTATTAGAAGTGATTATTTCCGCTG GTGCAGTGGAGTTATGGGAAAATATGCTGCGGGAGAACTGAAGCCTCCGTCAACTG CTTCTTCTCGTGGATCTGGAAAACATCCTCAACTCATGCCATCCACTCCAAGGTGGGCTGTTGCAAATGGTGCTGGAGTTATATTAAGTGTTTGTGATGAAGAAGTTTCTCGTTATGAAACTGCTACATTAACAGCAGTAGCTGTCCCTGCACTTCTACTTCCTCCTCCAACAACAGCTTTAGATGAGCATCTAGTGGCTGGGCTACCAGCTCTTGAGCCATATGCACGTTTATTTCACAG GTATTATGCTATTGCTACTCCAAGTGCTACCCAAAGACTTCTTCTTGGACTTCTAGAAGCACCGCCATCATGGGCACCCGATGCTCTTGATGCAGCTGTACAGCTTGTGGAGCTTCTTCGCGCTGCTGAAGATTATGCATCTGGAATACGG CTTCCACGGAACTGGATGCATTTGCATTTCTTGCGAGCAATTGGGACTGCAATGTCCATGAGAGCCGGTATAGCAGCTGATGCTGCAGCAGCTTTACTTTTCCGGATACTCTCTCAACCTGCATTGCTTTTTCCTCCACTAAGACAAGTTGAGGGAGTTGAAGTTCAACATGAGCCTATGGGTAGCCGTGTCTCAAGCTACAGGAAGCAG ATAGAAGTTCCTGCGGCTGAAGCAACAATTGAAGCTACTGCCCAAGGGATTGCTTCTATGCTTTGTGCCCATGGACCTGAGGTTGAATGGAGAATCTGTACTATATGGGAAGCTGCCTATGGTCTAATTCCTTTAAGTTCCTCAGCAGTTGACCTTCCTGAGATCATTGTTGCAACTCCATTGCAGCCTCCAATATTATCCTGGAATCTGTATATACCCCTACTTAAGGTCTTGGAATACCTTCCTCGTGGAAGTCCTTCTGAAGCATGTCTTATGAAGATATTTGTTGCCACAGTTGAAGCGATTCTTCAAAGGACATTTCCACCTGAGTCCTCAAGAGAGCAGAACAGAAAAACAAGATACCTTTTTGGCATAGGGTCTGCCTCAAAAAACCTGGCTGTGGCAGAGCTTCGGACAATGGTTCATTCACTGTTCTTAGAATCATGTGCATCTGTAGAGCTTGCTTCACGTCTATTGTTTGTTGTGTTAACTGTATGCGTTAGTCATGAAGCTCAGTCCAGTGGGAGTAAGAAAGCACGAGTTGAAGAAAGCTACCCACTTGAGGAATGTGTTGAGGAATCACGAGAAATGTCTGGAAAACAGGGAGACAGAAAAAAAACCAAAAAACAAGGACCTGTAGCAGCATTTGACTCTTATGTTCTAGCCGCTGTTTGTGCTCTTGCCTGTGAGCTTCAGTTGTTCCCTTTGGTTTCAAGGGGGAGCAACCAATCACACTCAAAAGATGCTAAAAATATTGCAAAGCCTGCAAAACCAATTGGGTCTGCCAATTCTTACAAACAAATAAATGGATCTTCTAATGAGTTTCAAAGTAGCGTGGACTCAGCAATTTGCCACACGCGCAGAATATTGGTCATTTTGGAGGCATTGTTTTTGCTGAAGCCATCTTCTGTTGGCACCTCCTGGAGTTACAGTTCAAATGAGATTGTTGCCGCAGCTATGGTTGCCGCTCATGTATCTGAATTATTTAGATGGTCAAAGGCTTGCATGCATGCACTCTGTGTTTTAATGCGCTGCAAGTGGGATAATGAAATTTCATCTAGAGCATCATCACTGTATAACCTCATTGATATTCACAGCAAGGCTGTTGCATCGATTGTTAACAAGGCTGAACCACTGGAAGCACACTTGATGCAAGTGCCGATTTGGAGGGATTCTTTAGTGTGTTCTGAAGGTAGAAAGCTAAGTCGATGTGAAAAGAGTAAATGCATTAATGTTGGACAGTCATCTGTCTCGCAATATGAGGGTTCAGCGTATTCAGAAACTAGAGTCAAATCTGTGACGCCGTCACATTCTAATGGTGGTTCCGGAACATTTGGTAAAGGTCTTGCAAACTTACCATTAGATGCCTCGGAATTGGCCAACTTCCTTACTATGGACAGGCATATAGGATTTAGTTGCAGCGCACAGGTTCTTCTAAGAACGGTACTGACAGAGAAACAAGAGCTATGTTTTTCAGTTGTCTCACTGTTGTGGCACAAGTTAATTGCGTCTCCTGAAACCCAACCTACTGCAGAAAGCACTTCTGCTCAACAAGGGTGGCGGCAG GTTGTTGATGCATTATGCAACGTTGTATCTGCAACACCAACTAAAGCAGCCACAGCAGTTGTTCTTCAG GCGGAGAGGGAATTGCAGCCTTGGATTGCCAAAGATGATGATCAAGGTCAGAAGATGTGGAGAATCAACCAGAGGATTGTGAAATTGATTGTAGAGTTGATGAGAATTCATGATAGCCCAGAATCATTGGTAATTTTGTCTAGTGCGTCAGATCTACTTCTGCGTGCCACTGATGGGATGCTTGTTGATGGAGAAGCTTGCACTTTACCGCAGCTGGAG CTACTGGAAGCAACTGCGAGAGCAGTTAAGCCTGTGCTGGAGTGGGGAGAATCTGGGCTTGCAGTTGCAGATGGCCTTTCAAACCTGTTAAAG TGTCGTCTGTCAGCTACTATCCGATGCCTTTCTCATCCTAGTGCTCATGTTCGCGCTTTGAGCGTATCAGTTCTTCGTGATATTTTGCAAACCAGTTCAGTTAGACCTAACCCTAATCCAGTGCAAATAAATGGTATCCATGGTCCTTCCTATAAGTATTTTAACTTAGATGTTATTGATTGGCAAGCTGATATTGAAAAGTGCCTGACATGGGAAGCTCACAGCCGACTTGCAACTGGAATGCCTATTAAATTTCTTGATACTGCTGCCAAGGAATTGGGTTGTACTATTTCTGTATAA
- the LOC101309208 gene encoding uncharacterized protein LOC101309208 — MGKKRKSVATSLDEVDRSMYTSFCSAANSLSQLYTQAMNHQKLSFQAGERHALDKIYQWICRQQEGGSRVATGDILNYIQNELDYCGEEPSMSPRVTVQHQHTPSSHFTNSGFPISSGSSAPNTGQGIRSEQCDHQSKNSVFSNALSSPVRQSLQHYHISYPGAGLPSARNNEPNFLQPNRDVNALSSNDSSMDMHADSPGHY, encoded by the exons ATGGGGAAGAAGAGAAAGTCGGTGGCCACCAGCCTCGACGAGGTGGATCGAAGCATGTACACCTCCTTCTGCAGCGCTGCCAATTCCCTCTCTCAGCTTTACACACAAGCCATGAACCACCAGAAGCTTTCCTTCCAAGCCGGTGAACGCCATGCCCTT GATAAAATATATCAGTGGATATGTAGACAACAAGAAGGAGGATCTAGAGTTGCAACAGGCGATATACTCAACTA CATTCAGAATGAGTTGGATTATTGTGGAGAGGAGCCATCAATGTCCCCTAGAGTGACAGTGCAACATCAGCATACACCGTCCTCGCATTTCACAAACTCGGGGTTCCCAATATCTTCTGGCTCATCTGCCCCAAATACTGGACAAGGGATTCGTTCTGAACAGTGTGATCATCAGTCCAAGAATTCTGTCTTCTCAAATGCTTTGTCGAGTCCGGTTCGCCAGAGTCTTCAGCACTATCACATTTCCTACCCTGGCGCTGGTCTGCCATCTGCCCGAAACAATGAACCCAACTTTCTTCAACCAAACAGGGATGTTAATGCTCTGAGTTCCAACGACTCTTCGATGGACATGCATGCAGATAGTCCTGGTCACTACTGA